Proteins co-encoded in one Spirosoma endbachense genomic window:
- the nspC gene encoding carboxynorspermidine decarboxylase has product MNTILHQRLNTIPSPCFILEEAKLRRNLQLIDSVQKAAGVTIILALKGFSMYSVFPLVREYLSGATASSLNEIKLVNDYMGVKAHTYIPAYRDDEFDEVVERSSHLTFNSWNQWERFKDRAIGRVSCGIRVNPQYSEVATDMYNPCVPGSRLGATRDQLPDQLPEGLEGIHFHTLCENDSFTLERTLDALESRFGDLLHQAKWVNFGGGHLMTREGYDTNHLIGLLTAFRQKYNVDVLLEPGSAIAWQTGVLVSTVLDIIDSQGIHVAILDTSFAAHMPDTLEMPYKPRIINSYHEPVDGKPTYRLGGMTCLAGDFMGDYSFDKPLEIGDNLVFDDMIHYTMVKTTTFNGVGLPSIGIWKENDQFQVVRSYGYDSFKDRLS; this is encoded by the coding sequence ATGAATACGATCCTGCATCAGCGTCTTAACACAATACCATCTCCCTGCTTCATCCTCGAAGAAGCAAAACTCCGCCGAAATCTACAACTCATCGACTCTGTTCAGAAGGCCGCCGGTGTAACGATCATTCTGGCTCTGAAAGGCTTTTCCATGTACAGCGTGTTTCCGTTGGTACGCGAATACCTGAGTGGAGCCACGGCCAGTTCGCTTAATGAGATCAAGCTGGTGAACGATTACATGGGCGTAAAGGCGCATACCTATATACCCGCTTACCGCGACGACGAATTCGATGAAGTTGTTGAACGCAGCAGCCATCTGACATTCAACTCGTGGAACCAATGGGAACGCTTCAAAGACCGGGCTATTGGCCGTGTTTCGTGCGGAATACGCGTTAATCCACAGTATTCGGAGGTTGCTACCGATATGTATAATCCGTGTGTACCCGGCTCCCGCCTGGGGGCAACGCGCGACCAGCTCCCCGATCAATTACCCGAAGGGCTGGAAGGTATTCATTTTCATACCCTTTGCGAAAATGACTCGTTTACCCTCGAACGTACCCTCGATGCGCTTGAAAGTCGATTCGGCGATTTGCTTCATCAGGCAAAGTGGGTCAACTTCGGCGGGGGCCATCTGATGACGCGCGAAGGCTACGACACCAACCACCTGATTGGGCTACTCACTGCTTTCCGGCAGAAATATAATGTTGACGTACTTTTAGAGCCAGGTTCGGCCATCGCCTGGCAGACAGGAGTTCTGGTGTCAACGGTACTCGATATCATTGATAGCCAGGGTATTCATGTCGCTATTTTAGATACGTCGTTTGCGGCTCATATGCCCGATACGCTCGAAATGCCTTATAAGCCACGTATTATTAATTCCTACCACGAGCCCGTTGACGGAAAACCAACTTACAGACTGGGTGGAATGACCTGTCTGGCTGGTGATTTCATGGGTGATTACTCGTTTGACAAACCGCTGGAAATCGGTGATAATCTTGTCTTCGATGACATGATCCATTACACCATGGTGAAAACCACAACCTTTAACGGCGTGGGTTTACCAAGTATAGGCATCTGGAAAGAGAATGATCAGTTTCAGGTAGTACGCTCCTATGGGTACGATAGCTTTAAGGATCGGCTGAGTTGA
- a CDS encoding response regulator transcription factor: protein MKLLLIDSEVSQADWIRRRLEIENNQVMVSPDWHTGWMMAHQSHYDIVLLAMNLQDSVQLSSFYLWAVETHDVPLLLIISPDTPANKAWVLESGADDCVGNSVDIRELMARLYALYRRKAGHFTTRSELSIDDLNVNLSEKSVYRAGKRINLLPREYYLLVFLMENKGRVISKKEILETVWNAADAIRPNTVEVYINYLRNKIDRPSTTKLIHTVVGMGYVIRIPDDV, encoded by the coding sequence ATGAAACTTTTACTTATCGATAGCGAGGTATCCCAGGCCGACTGGATACGTCGGCGGCTGGAAATTGAGAACAATCAGGTTATGGTTAGCCCAGACTGGCATACGGGCTGGATGATGGCTCACCAGTCTCATTATGACATCGTACTGTTGGCCATGAACCTCCAGGACAGTGTCCAGTTAAGTTCATTTTATTTATGGGCTGTCGAAACGCATGATGTGCCGCTATTATTAATTATTTCTCCCGATACGCCTGCCAATAAAGCATGGGTACTGGAATCAGGAGCGGATGATTGTGTTGGCAATTCGGTAGATATTCGGGAATTAATGGCCCGGTTGTATGCACTTTACCGGCGTAAAGCCGGGCACTTTACAACACGATCAGAACTCAGCATTGACGATCTTAACGTTAATTTATCCGAGAAATCAGTATACCGGGCTGGCAAACGCATTAATTTACTCCCTCGTGAATACTACCTGCTGGTATTTCTGATGGAAAATAAGGGACGCGTTATCTCTAAAAAAGAAATCCTTGAAACGGTATGGAATGCCGCCGATGCGATTCGCCCGAATACAGTTGAAGTATATATCAATTATCTGCGGAATAAAATCGACCGCCCGTCAACCACCAAGCTTATTCATACCGTAGTCGGTATGGGTTATGTTATCCGGATTCCGGACGACGTGTAA